GAATTAAACAAATTGGGTGTTAAGAGTAAAGTAATTAAATTAAGAACTATTAGACCTTTCCCTGAAGATGAGCTTCTTGAAGCGCTAGAGGGTGTAAAACATGTATTCGTACCTGAATTCAACGTTGTTGGTTGGTTATCAAATGAAGTAAAAGCTAAACTTTATGGAAAATCTGATGCTAACATTGTTGGTGCACCAAGAGTTGCTGGTGGTATGAGTATGCCTGCAGAAGCGATCATTAAAGAAGTGATGGAAAATATTAACCCTGGAAAAGGAGCATAACATGTCACATGATATATATAAAATCAATCCTGAATTTAGAGAGATCATGCCTAAAGAGATCATTGAGCTTGAAGAAAATGCTACATGGGCTAAAAATATGGATAAGCCACGTGGTATTAAAGAGCTTCCGGATACAAAAGAGTTACTTGAAGAACACTCACTATGTGCCGGATGTCCAGAGGCAGCTGCATTAAGATATGTACTCTCTGCATTGCCTAAGCCTGAGGATACAATCATTGTAAACTCAACAGGTTGTACATCTTTAATGTTCCCACATATTGCACTTCATACAGTACACTCACTCTTTGGTAACCAAAATGCTGTTGCATCTGGTATCAAAAGAGTATTGGACTGGAGATTCCCGGACACACAAAAAGATGTGGTTGTTCTAGCAGGTGACGGTGCGACTGTTGATATCGGTCTTGACTATACACTTCAATCGTTCTTTAGACAAGAAAAGATCACAACGATCTGTTTTGATAACGAAGTATATGCAAACACAGGTGGTCAAGAGTCAGGTATGACGGCTAAAGGTCAAGTATTTAAAATGGCACCAACTGGTAAAAAGTTTGACAAGGTACCAATGTGGGAGCTTGCTAAAACTTCTGGTTGTCACTACTCTGTAAACATGACTGCTTCTGCGCCAAAAGCAGTAGCTAAAGCAGTAAGAGAAGCGATTTTGGTTGCAAGAGAGATCGGACCAACTTATATCAACCTTTATACACCATGTATCCTTGAGATCGGTCTAAGTGCAAACGAAGGTCTTGGTGAGATGAAAGATCAAGATAAAGACAGATTTGCATCTTATAAACATGTTTCACCAGAAGCAGAAGAATACTTGAAAAAATGTAAAGCAGAAGGACTTTTATAATGGCAAAAGATTCAATTAAAATCAGAATGCCCGCTCTAGGTGGGCAAGGGGCGGTTACTGCTGCCCATATTGCAGCAACTGCAGCGGATACAGAAGGTTACTACGCGGTATCTAACCCATTCTTTGGTGCTGAAAAACGTATGGCTCCATCTGAGAGTTATGTAAGAATAGGTACTGTGCCTATCTATGATAGAGGGGAAGTTATCTATCCTGATATCGTTATGATCTATCACCCACAAGTTATTACTATGGGTAAATCATATACTATGCCTTTTTACGCTGGTATCAAAGAGAATGGTCTTGTTATCATCAACTCTGATATAGATCTTTTAACTGATGAAGATAAAAAAACATTAGATGACTTGAATGTAAAAGTTCTTACTAGAGACTTTACGCAATTTGCTATCGACCAGGCAGGTACTGAACTTGCTACAAACATGGCAATGTTGGGTGCACTTTTTGGTGCTCTAGGTACTGTTAGCAAACCTGCTATTGAAGAAGGTATTAAAGACAGATTCCTTAAGAAATATACAGCTTCTGGTGGTACAGCTACACTTGACTCTGTTATTGAGAAAAAGTTCAAAAAGAAAATGGACCTGATCCAGAAAAACCTTGACACTGCATCTGCAGCATTCGACTTGACTGCTGAATGGTGTAAAGAAGTAGGTTTCGAACAAATGTTGGAAGCTCCAAGCAAATAATACCAAATACAACAACTGTACTTTTGTACAGTTGTTACTTTAACACTACATACGATACATTACGTATTAAGAAACTCCACTCAATTTCAATTTAATTTTTAAGGTACACAGACATGATACAATCATTTATACTTACGGGATTTTTAGGTGTTGGTAAAACCACCATGCTCACAAATACAGTCAAAGAACATTTTACTGATAAAAAAGTAGCTATTATTGTAAATGAATTTGGTGATATTGGCGTAGATGGAAATATATTGAAGAATGTACACAGTGAAGTACTTGAAATTTCAGAAGGGTGTATCTGTTGTCAATTGGCCCAAGAGTTTGAAAGCGGTGTGATCGAGATCATGAACAAATATAATCCTGAGATCATATTTGTTGAGACTTCAGGGGCATCTGAGCCTTTTCCAATCTTTTTATCGCTTCAAAACCTGGGTATCTCTGTTGAGGGGGTTATTTGTGTGGTCGATGCAAAAAACTTTGATTCCTATAAAGAGAATTCAACGGCTAAATATCAAATTGGCGGTTCTAATATCATCCTCCTGAATAAGACCGATCTTGTGAATGAAGATGAATTGGAAGCTGTCAAGCAAGATGTCATTGAGATCAAAGAAAAGTACAATATCAAAAACACGCTTACAGGCAAAAAGATATTCAATCACTATGTGATCAATTATGCCCAGCAGGGTATTGTCCATAAAGAAGTCTTTGAAGGTGTCTATAAGGTCGATGAGATCATCGGAATGGCGAAAGAGTATGAACACCTTGATCATACGACACAAGATTCTATCACCCAAAAAGTGGTTTATCTTAAAGATGATGTTACATTTTCCGATGTCGATGAAGTGTTAAAAACGCTTCCAAAAAGTATTTACAGGGTCAAAGGTGTCGTAAGAACCAAAGATGTTCCCAACCCTATCGTGATAAATTACTCATTCGGTAATGTCTCCTTTGAAGAGTTAGAGAACTATACTGAACGATCTATTATGATATTTATCGGTGAAGCCATAGATAATGATGTTAATCTGTTATGTGAAAAATTTGATTTTTTAAACCTGCCTAGATTTAGAATGGCCAAATAGCTTACGGTAGATCATTCTTCGTATACATTTGGCAGATTCTGCCAAAAGTATACGTAAATTCCCCTCAATACAGTCTCGTTCCCACGTTTTCAATCTAACTGTTTTTGGATATTCATACGGAACACCGGTTTGTAATTTGTGTCATAATACGCTAGAATGAGCGATACATTACATATTTGGAGTCACTATGGACCTTTTGCCTGTTATAGCATTCTCTCTTATTATTTTGTTTGTCGTAGTAGGTGGATATGTCTTTATGTTTCTTCATGTGATGAGATCTGATCCGAGAGAATTGGAGTTTAGAAGAGATGTGGGGCAAGACGGAAGACTGGTACCGCATACTTACAAAGAATAAATCATCCATAGATGAATTAATTTAGAAAGGAATAGGTCATGAAATATGTTTTAAAACTCTCTCTTTTTATGACGGCACTCTTGTTCATGCAGGGGTGTGCAACACATCAGAATTTTGTCAACAAGTATAATGCCTGGGTCGGACAGGATATCAATGATCTTATTAAGAAAATAGGATATCCGGACACTACCTATATACTGCCAAATAAGAATAAAGTCTATGTGTATGAAAGATCCAGGATCTACAGTTATCCTTCAATGTCCATGGGGTATGGACATTGGCCATATTATCATGGTGGTTACGGTATGTTTGGTTATGGTACAGATGTTGTTCAACGAACCTGCAAACTCTATCTTGAGACCAACAAACACGGCATCATTGTCCAGTGGGGTTCAAGGGGCAATGCCTGTGTCTCCAACTAGTAGAACGATCTTGAAATTGATAGAGCAGGCAGCACTGTATGTTTGAGATCGCAGAGTATATCGGTATTATCGCTTTTGCAAGTTCCGGTTTTTTTGTGGCTACACGGAATCAGCTTGATTTTCTGGGTACTTTGATCTCTGTGTTTCTTACTGCCCTGGGTGGAGGGATCATCAGAGATGTCGTTGTGGATAAAATGCCTTATACCTTTACCCACAATATACCTGCACTCACCATTCTTATCGTCATGATCTTACTGATCGTCTTTAGATTCAACACAAGAGACAGTATAGAGAACAAATCATTTTTTATCCTGAGCGACTCGATAGGGCTTATCTCTTTTAGCATTACGGGTGCACTCATAGCCATAGAAGCAGGGCTTAATCTTACAGGTGTTTTGGCTTTAGCCTTTGTAACGGCAGTTGGAGGAGGGATCATCAGGGATGTCATCATCAATGAGATCCCTTTTGTACTGAAAACAGGATTTTATGGAACGATCGCACTTCTGATAGGCCTGACGCTCTATGTGTTGGATCTTTACGAATTGA
The sequence above is drawn from the Sulfurovum sp. TSL1 genome and encodes:
- a CDS encoding thiamine pyrophosphate-dependent enzyme, which translates into the protein MSHDIYKINPEFREIMPKEIIELEENATWAKNMDKPRGIKELPDTKELLEEHSLCAGCPEAAALRYVLSALPKPEDTIIVNSTGCTSLMFPHIALHTVHSLFGNQNAVASGIKRVLDWRFPDTQKDVVVLAGDGATVDIGLDYTLQSFFRQEKITTICFDNEVYANTGGQESGMTAKGQVFKMAPTGKKFDKVPMWELAKTSGCHYSVNMTASAPKAVAKAVREAILVAREIGPTYINLYTPCILEIGLSANEGLGEMKDQDKDRFASYKHVSPEAEEYLKKCKAEGLL
- a CDS encoding 2-oxoacid:acceptor oxidoreductase family protein — its product is MAKDSIKIRMPALGGQGAVTAAHIAATAADTEGYYAVSNPFFGAEKRMAPSESYVRIGTVPIYDRGEVIYPDIVMIYHPQVITMGKSYTMPFYAGIKENGLVIINSDIDLLTDEDKKTLDDLNVKVLTRDFTQFAIDQAGTELATNMAMLGALFGALGTVSKPAIEEGIKDRFLKKYTASGGTATLDSVIEKKFKKKMDLIQKNLDTASAAFDLTAEWCKEVGFEQMLEAPSK
- a CDS encoding GTP-binding protein — encoded protein: MIQSFILTGFLGVGKTTMLTNTVKEHFTDKKVAIIVNEFGDIGVDGNILKNVHSEVLEISEGCICCQLAQEFESGVIEIMNKYNPEIIFVETSGASEPFPIFLSLQNLGISVEGVICVVDAKNFDSYKENSTAKYQIGGSNIILLNKTDLVNEDELEAVKQDVIEIKEKYNIKNTLTGKKIFNHYVINYAQQGIVHKEVFEGVYKVDEIIGMAKEYEHLDHTTQDSITQKVVYLKDDVTFSDVDEVLKTLPKSIYRVKGVVRTKDVPNPIVINYSFGNVSFEELENYTERSIMIFIGEAIDNDVNLLCEKFDFLNLPRFRMAK
- a CDS encoding trimeric intracellular cation channel family protein — encoded protein: MFEIAEYIGIIAFASSGFFVATRNQLDFLGTLISVFLTALGGGIIRDVVVDKMPYTFTHNIPALTILIVMILLIVFRFNTRDSIENKSFFILSDSIGLISFSITGALIAIEAGLNLTGVLALAFVTAVGGGIIRDVIINEIPFVLKTGFYGTIALLIGLTLYVLDLYELISYYTMIMVFIAGIVLRLVAYYKKWAIPMI